GCAGAAATCTTAAATCGTAAAGACGAACTGGGCAAGCTGGGACAATCCTTCCAATCCCTATCAGAAAATATTCGGGGCAATATTTCTACGCTGCAATCCATTTCGCAAGGGAACCTGGATGTCACTGTGGATGTTCGATCAGACAAAGATATCCAGTCTCAGAGTTTTATTCAACTGATTGATACCCTAAAGAATCTGGATATGGAAATCAAAAAACTTTCTGAATCTGCGACCAATGGACATCTTTCAGATCGTGGCAATGCGGACCTCTTTAAGGGCCAATTCCGCGACCTTGTTTTAGAAATTAATGCCATCCTTGATGCCGTCATCAACCCGCTTAATGTAGCGGCCGACTATGTGGATAAGATCAGCCGCGGGATGATCCCTGAAAAAATATCCGATCCTTATCAGGGTGATTTTAACACCATAAAAAACAACCTCAATCAGTGTATCGATAATATCAATGCCTTGATCGAAGATGTCAATCTACTGGCTTCAGCTGCAACCGAGGGAGACCTGGCGGTTCGTGCCGAAGAATCCCGCCACAGTGGAGACTACCAAAGAATCATCAAAGGCTTTAATGATACCCTCAATTCGATTCTTGCTCCTATTGATGAAGCCAAGGGAATTATGGCAAAAATGGCAGTCAATGATTATGCCGTTTCCATGCAGGGTTCTTATAAGGGGGATATGCAGGATTTTGCCAATGAAATCAACAATGTTCACTCACGATTACAAAATGTCCAGCGGGTCTTTAATGAAATTGCCGCCGGCGATACCAGTCGATTGGATGACTTTGCTGCCATCGGCAAGCGGTCAGAAAATGATCAGATGGTACCTGCTATTGTCGCCACCTTCACCACCATCAATGCTCTAATTGCTGAATCCCGTCATATGGCCCAGGCGGGTATTAACGGTGACCTTGCCCTCCGCAGCGATATCACGCAATTTGAAGGCGGTTACCAGGAAATTATGGAGGGCTTCAATCAAACCCTTGATGCCATCGAAGGCCCGATTAATGAAGCGGCAACCGTACTTAAAGAAATGGCTGACGGTAATTTAACCTTAACCATGAACGGTAATTATCAGGGCAGCTACGCTATTATCAAGGATTCCCTTAACCACACTCTGGGAGAACTAAACGGTATTCTCGGCAGCATCAACCATTCTTCCGATGAAGTTGCCTCCGGTTCAAAACAGGTATCCGACGGTTCCCAGGCCCTGGCTCAAGGTGCCACTGAACAGGCTGGCTCAATGCAGGAATTAAATGCCTCCATTAGCGAAGTCGCCAACCAGACCAGGGATAATGCCCTTAATGCGGACCGCGCCAACAAACTGACTGAGACAGCTCAGGAAAATGCTAAAAAGGGTAATACCCAGATGAATGAAATGCTGACTTCGATGGATGAAATCAATGCGTCTTCCAACAAGATTTCTAATATTATCCGGGTGATCGATGATATTGCCTTCCAAACTAACATTCTGGCACTTAATGCAGCCGTTGAGGCCGCCCGGGCCGGTGAACACGGTAAAGGCTTTGCCGTTGTTGCTGAAGAAGTCAGAACTCTGGCCGGTCGATCTGCTGAAGCGGCTCGGGAAACCACTGAGCTCATTGAAAGTTCGATTTTGAGCGTTAATGAAGGGACGGTAATTGCAAACAGCACTGCTGATTCACTTAACGAAATTGTCGGTAATATTGAACAGATTGCCGATCTGGTTCATAGAATTGACCAGGCTTCCAACGAACAGACAGTATCAATTAATCAAATTAATGTCGGTTTTGAACAGGTCTCACAAGTGGTCCAGAATAACTCGGCAACCGCTGAAGAAAGTGCTGCTGCCAGTGAAGAACTCTACAGCCAGGCTGAACTTTTAAAGAGTATGGTCAGTCGCTTTGATTTAAAACGATAATTATAAAAAAACCACCGTCATTATCAAGCAAGCGCTGATAAATGACGGTGGTTTTTTTAAATTTTACGTCTTGATACTTTTAGATATAGTCTTTATCTGTCTTATAATAAAACATTGCCGATCAGAAATAGAATAGCGATGTGAAGCGGATAGAAGAAATAAAACAGATACTTTAACCCCCTGCCTTTCTCGCCATTATATAAGAGCATTAATGGCAGTGCGCCAATCATCATCCACTGAAAATTGATGAAGAATATGGCATAGAGGTTGGAACTATATAGAAACTCCATTAAAAAATAGCTGACCGTAAAGGCCGAATAAGCAATGATCAGATTTCGTTTATTCTCTTTAGTGAAATATATCAGGACTCCCAGCAATACAAAAATAAAACTGCCTTCGTTAAACAAAAGATTGGCAGTAAAAGCCCCAACTATCAGTTCAATACCATAATAAGGTAACAACTGACCGGCAAAAGCACAAAGGGCTGTAGTTACCAGTTGTATACCAACAAAAGCCATAATAAGAGGCAAGCCTTTTAGCTTATCTTTGCGATAAATTTCTATCATCCAGGAAACAAGGCCCACCAGCAGAAGCGTGACAAAGATATTATTATAGGCATATGTTGTCACATTTGGGATCGTATTGTTGAGAACAAAATCGATTATCGCCATCAAAACCCCAAACAAATACATTCGCAGTAGATATTTTTTTCGATCATGGGTATAATGAAAACCCCAGGCCATGGCAAACATAAAAAGCGGAGCAGAAATCCTGCCTATCCAGTGAAAAAATACTGGTGTTCCGGGAATAAATTCAGCAATATGATCAAAGAACATCAGAACCAGGGCAATAAGTTTTATGGTTGTAGTTGACAATGTTTTCCCCCTAAAAGCTTTTTTTCATTTTATCCGCTTTTTAAAAAAATTGCAACTAACCATATCAGCTAAAAAAATCCGACAGACTTTGAGTGCAAGCCATAATTTCAGGGTTTCTCTATTACAGCCGGCTGTAATTTAAAATCCTCATATCTCGAGCTATAAAAAATCAGTTTTAAAATTTTTCGCATTACTGATTTCCACACAATTTTATTTAGTTCTATTTCCAAAAAACAGATGCATAATTTTCAAAAAAATGTATAATGAAGAAATAATAAACTAGGAAAAGGTGAATTTATCTTGATAGAATCCTCTTTTGAAGTGCTGACTGCACTATTAACATTCATGATCAGATGGGAAAAGAATACCCAGAACCTACCGGAAAATTTCCTGCAGGTTCTGGATCTCTTTAATCGACATCTAGCTGAAAATTCAAACGTACAACCCGGTATTAATTTTCGGGAATTTATTCAACAGATGAAATTATTTACTCTCGATGAACTGGGCTTTGAACTGGGCGACCCAATTGGCCCACTAAAAGTAATCAATCGTGACGGCTATATTGATCCGGTAATCAAAGCCTGGTATCAAAAACATTGTCTGTACATGCTAAACGATTGTTAAGCAAGCATTTTCCGAAAACTGCTAACTAGAGAAAAATAGACTAATAGCTTATTTCCTTTTTCAGGAAAGTTCCTTGCCGCAAATCCTCAAAAGCCTGATCCAGTTCTTCGCTGGTATTCATCACTATTGGGCCTCCCCAAGCCACTGGCTCATCAAGGCGTCTTGAAGAGACAAATAAAATCTGGGCCTTTTTATCCGGTGCTTTTAACTTAACTATATCACCGGCCCCCACTTTAATGGCAGTCTTCTCTTTGATGAGTTCTCCGCCAATATAACAATCTCCCAGCAGGGTAAAGAGCATAACTGAACGAGACTCATCGGTATTTACGCTAAATTCAGTATCAGGATTTAGGTGAATATCATAATAATCCAAGGGTAGATACTTGCTTAAATAGCCTTGTCGGCCTTCATATTGACCGGCTAAAAGTCTTAGTTTCCCACCTTCAATCTCAATTTCTTCAATATCAGCATTCTTCACACTGTGATAAGCCGGCGGTACCCATTTGTCACTAGCCGAAAGATTGAGCCACAGCTGGACTCCCAGTAGTCTTTCTGAGGCTGGCAGTTTCTCTTCATGCAAGATTCCTGATCCTGCCGTCATCCACTGTACTTCGCCATCCGAAATAGTATCTTCGTTACCTAAACTATCCCGATGGGTCATTTTCCCGCGATAAACATAACTGATGGTTTCAATTCCCCGATGGGGATGCATGGGAAAACCTGCAGTATAGTCGTCCGGGTTAGTGCTATCGAAGGAATCCAACATTAAAATTGGATCATAAGTCGTGACAGTATCATGACCTAAAACTCTGACCAGATTAACACCAGCACCGTCCTGGGTTCTAAAACCTCTGATTTGTTTAACAATTTTTCGCTCCATTTTATTCTCCTTTACTCGAAAAGATATGAAGTCATCGATACCGAACCGAGGGTACAAGAATCATTAAAAACCGTTAACTTGTCATCCGGCCTAGTCGCCCCTAAAACATATAAGAGCGGATTAAAATGTTCAGTGGTCTGAAAAGCCAATTTTGCCGAATCTCCAGCCAAATGGTACTTAATGACCTGACCGTAATCCCGGCTAACAATATTATCCTTAATATATGTGTCAAATTCATCAGCCCAGGGAAACCCATCGTCCATTCCAAAGTTGACTCTGGACAAATTGTGGACGACGTTGCCGCTGCCTAAAATCAGTACATCTTTTTCTCTTAAAGCACTTAATTCCTTTCCCATCTGAAAATGGGCTTCTGCCGGTGCACGATAATCCAGGCTTAATTGAAGAACTGGAATATCTGCATTTGGAAACATCCGGCAAAGCACTGACCAGGTTCCGTGATCAATTCCCCAGCTGTTATCAATCTTAACCTCCCGGTCCAGCAGTGAAATTACTTCATTAGCGGTTGCCGGAGCTCCAGGCGCATTGTAAACAACCTCATACAACTCCTGGGGAAAGCCATACATATCATATATCATTTTTGGATGTTCCTGATTATTCACACTGCTATCATCCGTAACCCAATGGGCTGAGACCGATAAAATAACCTTCGGCTTTTCAATCTTTTGACCAATCTCCACCACCCATTTTTCAACATATTTATTCTCTTCAATCGCATTCATCGGCGATCCATGACCAACAAACATTACTGGCATTTTTGCCATAACTTTCACCTCAAATCTCATTTTGAATTTCAAAATGTTATGCTACACTTATTCTACACCTTTAAACTCAAAGAAATATTAAGAAATATTCGTTAAAAGTACAAATTATG
This genomic interval from Eubacteriaceae bacterium ES3 contains the following:
- a CDS encoding methyl-accepting chemotaxis protein translates to MKLFDKNSIGYKILGPVMITVTLALLLISIAVTILNINTVNTQIEMQSSMRLDQIMADLENTLDSHGQMVNSFGTSLGLTGSSIPTGDYEQLLSSQVELTDDTFGVGVFYDYYAYNPEIKFFGPYAYRDGDSVAYAEDLYSTDEYDYPNQDWFLVGENAGGELAWSEPFYDELSGITMVTAAKAFYDSSGNFSGVVTGDIDLSNLQQIISDINIGNTGHAFLLDSSGLYIADQDSSKIMSVNITEDPNSSLAALGDAILSGEPGSSTFTNDEGSNRLHYASLGDTGWILAITQAESEINEPIMTMIYQLIGLILITLVILSLIVIKVIRGVVKPIVVVTDLFAHTEQGDFDNEVPAEILNRKDELGKLGQSFQSLSENIRGNISTLQSISQGNLDVTVDVRSDKDIQSQSFIQLIDTLKNLDMEIKKLSESATNGHLSDRGNADLFKGQFRDLVLEINAILDAVINPLNVAADYVDKISRGMIPEKISDPYQGDFNTIKNNLNQCIDNINALIEDVNLLASAATEGDLAVRAEESRHSGDYQRIIKGFNDTLNSILAPIDEAKGIMAKMAVNDYAVSMQGSYKGDMQDFANEINNVHSRLQNVQRVFNEIAAGDTSRLDDFAAIGKRSENDQMVPAIVATFTTINALIAESRHMAQAGINGDLALRSDITQFEGGYQEIMEGFNQTLDAIEGPINEAATVLKEMADGNLTLTMNGNYQGSYAIIKDSLNHTLGELNGILGSINHSSDEVASGSKQVSDGSQALAQGATEQAGSMQELNASISEVANQTRDNALNADRANKLTETAQENAKKGNTQMNEMLTSMDEINASSNKISNIIRVIDDIAFQTNILALNAAVEAARAGEHGKGFAVVAEEVRTLAGRSAEAARETTELIESSILSVNEGTVIANSTADSLNEIVGNIEQIADLVHRIDQASNEQTVSINQINVGFEQVSQVVQNNSATAEESAAASEELYSQAELLKSMVSRFDLKR
- a CDS encoding TraX family protein codes for the protein MSTTTIKLIALVLMFFDHIAEFIPGTPVFFHWIGRISAPLFMFAMAWGFHYTHDRKKYLLRMYLFGVLMAIIDFVLNNTIPNVTTYAYNNIFVTLLLVGLVSWMIEIYRKDKLKGLPLIMAFVGIQLVTTALCAFAGQLLPYYGIELIVGAFTANLLFNEGSFIFVLLGVLIYFTKENKRNLIIAYSAFTVSYFLMEFLYSSNLYAIFFINFQWMMIGALPLMLLYNGEKGRGLKYLFYFFYPLHIAILFLIGNVLL
- a CDS encoding pirin family protein, with protein sequence MERKIVKQIRGFRTQDGAGVNLVRVLGHDTVTTYDPILMLDSFDSTNPDDYTAGFPMHPHRGIETISYVYRGKMTHRDSLGNEDTISDGEVQWMTAGSGILHEEKLPASERLLGVQLWLNLSASDKWVPPAYHSVKNADIEEIEIEGGKLRLLAGQYEGRQGYLSKYLPLDYYDIHLNPDTEFSVNTDESRSVMLFTLLGDCYIGGELIKEKTAIKVGAGDIVKLKAPDKKAQILFVSSRRLDEPVAWGGPIVMNTSEELDQAFEDLRQGTFLKKEISY
- the ygiD gene encoding 4,5-DOPA dioxygenase extradiol — protein: MAKMPVMFVGHGSPMNAIEENKYVEKWVVEIGQKIEKPKVILSVSAHWVTDDSSVNNQEHPKMIYDMYGFPQELYEVVYNAPGAPATANEVISLLDREVKIDNSWGIDHGTWSVLCRMFPNADIPVLQLSLDYRAPAEAHFQMGKELSALREKDVLILGSGNVVHNLSRVNFGMDDGFPWADEFDTYIKDNIVSRDYGQVIKYHLAGDSAKLAFQTTEHFNPLLYVLGATRPDDKLTVFNDSCTLGSVSMTSYLFE